One Candidatus Omnitrophota bacterium genomic window carries:
- a CDS encoding discoidin domain-containing protein, producing the protein MIYKKFASVIFLSLASLLFTGGQDALAGEKCEDPVYLKPASAVASSFDDSEWAPEPNPMAVGDGDFNTRWSPVLGRDGEWIFYDFGKPKTFTKTVICWERAYSPEYELLVSDDAKQWKPVMVLKNRRGGTDTIGIPQTTARYLKLVGLKRSNPEWGISIWEWEVYGPKELNPEDKPIEQVFPDRKLREVIKLSMEAPAASPGPVTAAEFQKGVNYASYNESDLAAKESDTMLEYLKTINVTHVCFIVTWYQDTLESMKIYPESPEGGRTPVDEALTHAINKAHSLGFKVMLKPHIDIQTGEFRGDIPGEEEWFRNYEEFILKYAKMAEKYNVEIFCIGTELAGTPMKWEPQWRKIIKSVRGNYKGPITYAANWNEYKEVPFWNDLDFIGIDAYFPLTSKANPAKAELAGAWEKEARSMEDFFRKKGINKPVIFTEAGYTSAEGTGKTPWTVPSKVESQKEQADCLDAMMTVMTKRVWFKGLYWWCVFPQDIESPLGYTIKGKSAEKVLAGWYKTAK; encoded by the coding sequence ATGATATATAAAAAATTCGCATCAGTCATATTTTTGTCTCTTGCCTCCCTGTTATTTACGGGCGGCCAGGATGCCTTGGCCGGCGAAAAGTGCGAGGATCCGGTCTACCTGAAACCGGCCTCAGCCGTCGCGTCGTCTTTCGACGATTCCGAGTGGGCTCCTGAGCCGAACCCGATGGCCGTAGGCGACGGGGATTTCAATACGCGCTGGTCGCCGGTGCTCGGCAGGGACGGGGAATGGATATTTTACGATTTCGGGAAACCCAAAACTTTTACGAAGACCGTTATCTGCTGGGAGCGCGCTTACTCCCCGGAATACGAACTCCTTGTCTCGGACGACGCGAAGCAATGGAAGCCGGTGATGGTCCTCAAGAACAGGCGCGGCGGCACCGATACTATCGGCATACCGCAGACCACGGCGCGCTATCTTAAACTTGTCGGCCTCAAGAGGTCGAATCCAGAATGGGGAATCTCGATATGGGAATGGGAGGTCTACGGCCCGAAAGAGCTTAACCCGGAGGATAAACCGATAGAACAGGTATTCCCGGACCGCAAGCTGCGCGAAGTGATAAAGCTTTCCATGGAAGCGCCGGCCGCTTCACCTGGCCCGGTCACAGCCGCCGAATTCCAGAAAGGCGTAAACTATGCTTCCTATAATGAGAGTGACCTGGCTGCAAAAGAATCCGACACTATGCTGGAATACCTGAAGACGATAAACGTGACCCATGTCTGTTTTATCGTTACATGGTACCAGGATACGCTAGAGTCGATGAAGATCTATCCGGAGAGTCCTGAAGGCGGCAGGACGCCGGTAGATGAGGCGTTGACCCACGCGATAAACAAGGCGCATTCCCTGGGATTCAAGGTGATGCTCAAGCCGCACATAGATATCCAGACCGGCGAATTCCGCGGAGATATCCCGGGCGAAGAAGAGTGGTTCAGGAATTATGAGGAATTTATCCTCAAGTACGCCAAGATGGCCGAAAAATACAACGTTGAAATTTTTTGTATAGGCACAGAGCTTGCCGGGACGCCGATGAAGTGGGAGCCGCAATGGAGGAAGATAATAAAGTCGGTCAGGGGGAATTATAAAGGCCCCATAACTTACGCGGCCAACTGGAACGAATATAAGGAAGTTCCTTTCTGGAACGACCTGGATTTTATCGGCATAGACGCTTATTTCCCCCTTACCTCGAAAGCCAATCCGGCGAAGGCGGAGTTGGCCGGGGCATGGGAGAAGGAAGCAAGGAGCATGGAGGATTTTTTCAGGAAAAAGGGCATAAATAAACCGGTAATATTTACAGAAGCCGGATATACCAGCGCCGAGGGGACGGGCAAGACCCCGTGGACGGTGCCATCAAAGGTCGAGAGCCAAAAAGAGCAAGCTGACTGTCTGGACGCGATGATGACGGTCATGACAAAACGGGTGTGGTTCAAAGGCCTTTACTGGTGGTGCGTGTTCCCGCAGGATATTGAAAGTCCGCTCGGATACACGATCAAGGGCAAGTCGGCCGAAAAGGTTTTGGCCGGCTGGTATAAGACGGCAAAGTAA
- a CDS encoding glycan-binding surface protein — MKRLAVVLFAVLMLTSSGVCNAAETVIFGFEKDTDGWRIPDWALEKEDSVAREISVSSDWASEGKKSLAVSSEFLDKKWSGAYVEIEDYYDWSPYGKISADVYIPKDAPAGLKGKIILTVGEDWKWVEMGKTIPLTPGQVTTITADLKPGSKDWKNTVVDDSFRKDVRKLGVRVEDNRTAWKGKIYIDNIRVE, encoded by the coding sequence ATGAAAAGGTTGGCAGTGGTTCTTTTTGCGGTTTTGATGTTGACATCTTCCGGCGTATGCAACGCGGCAGAGACCGTGATCTTCGGTTTTGAGAAGGATACGGACGGCTGGCGCATACCCGATTGGGCGCTTGAAAAAGAGGATAGCGTCGCGAGAGAGATATCGGTATCTTCCGATTGGGCTTCCGAAGGGAAGAAATCACTCGCCGTATCCAGCGAGTTCCTGGACAAGAAATGGTCAGGCGCGTATGTCGAGATCGAGGATTACTACGATTGGTCCCCTTACGGCAAGATATCAGCCGATGTCTATATCCCGAAGGATGCTCCTGCCGGACTTAAGGGCAAGATAATCCTTACTGTCGGCGAGGACTGGAAGTGGGTCGAAATGGGAAAGACGATCCCGCTTACTCCGGGACAGGTCACGACAATAACGGCAGATCTCAAGCCGGGCAGCAAGGACTGGAAGAACACGGTCGTCGATGACAGCTTCAGGAAAGACGTCAGGAAACTCGGCGTCAGGGTCGAAGACAACAGGACCGCCTGGAAAGGCAAGATATACATCGACAACATCAGGGTGGAATAA
- a CDS encoding glycoside hydrolase family 130 protein, whose translation MRFVCKKYEKNPILTKEDVPYPCDAAYNAGAAKYNGKYYLLFRALRLNGNCEFGLAVSDDGYNFTVRPKPVMVPATTGPFAFYEQKGIEDPRITKIGDTYYFFYSCYSGIGMRIGLAKTKNFEKFERVAMTTTIDYRNSVLFPEKINGKYCRFERPNVGRQGIWISYSPDLIHWGEQELIMLPYGNHIWEDHKIGAGAPPIKTKKGWLSIYHGVTWTMDGMTYRLGVAMHDLKNPAKVLGIADQFIISPDEIFERVGYVHNVVFTCGAIPEPDGTVKIYYGGADTVMCVATAKIDDLVDIALKGKRKPL comes from the coding sequence ATGAGATTCGTATGCAAGAAGTATGAGAAGAACCCGATCTTGACAAAAGAGGATGTCCCTTACCCGTGTGACGCGGCCTACAATGCCGGCGCGGCGAAATACAACGGCAAATACTACCTCCTATTCAGGGCCCTGCGCCTGAACGGTAACTGCGAATTCGGTTTGGCGGTGAGCGACGACGGTTATAACTTCACCGTGCGCCCGAAGCCGGTCATGGTCCCTGCGACGACCGGGCCGTTCGCGTTCTACGAACAGAAAGGCATAGAGGACCCGAGGATCACGAAGATCGGCGACACTTATTATTTCTTCTACAGCTGCTATTCGGGCATTGGCATGAGGATAGGGCTTGCCAAGACAAAGAACTTCGAGAAATTCGAGCGCGTGGCGATGACAACGACTATCGACTACCGCAACTCGGTCCTATTCCCCGAGAAGATAAACGGCAAGTACTGCCGTTTTGAGCGGCCGAACGTCGGGCGCCAGGGCATCTGGATCTCTTATTCACCCGACCTCATACACTGGGGCGAGCAGGAGCTTATAATGCTTCCCTACGGCAACCATATCTGGGAGGACCACAAGATAGGCGCCGGGGCGCCGCCGATCAAGACGAAGAAGGGATGGCTCAGCATCTATCACGGCGTGACCTGGACGATGGACGGGATGACATACAGGCTGGGCGTCGCGATGCATGACCTCAAGAACCCGGCAAAAGTTCTCGGAATCGCGGACCAGTTCATAATCAGCCCTGACGAGATATTCGAAAGGGTCGGTTACGTACATAATGTAGTCTTTACCTGCGGCGCGATCCCTGAGCCTGACGGCACGGTCAAGATCTATTACGGCGGCGCGGATACGGTCATGTGCGTCGCGACGGCTAAGATAGACGACCTGGTCGATATCGCCTTGAAAGGGAAGAGGAAACCGCTATAA
- a CDS encoding ROK family protein codes for MDIGGTNIRFGIIDGRGKVIARYRMPTLKEQGKDEVIRRLLDAAAGLIEKSGVKVKAIGAGCPGPLDSKKGIILSPPNLPDWRRVPLKKIIERKFRLPVSVENDANCAGLGEAVRGAGRKASSMVLLTLGTGIGSAIVLDGKLWTGKGGFASELGHVSIDINGPKCGCGNRGCLEMYASATAVVRRMKKADMTAEQIYDAARKGDKLARKIVDETAVYLGAAIANIINALDPEVIVLAGGMANAGKIFFNKIGKAAKERALKEASKGVRIVPAELGDDAGIIGVAWRAKKP; via the coding sequence ATAGACATAGGCGGGACGAATATCCGCTTCGGCATCATAGACGGGCGCGGTAAAGTCATCGCGAGATACCGCATGCCGACGCTCAAAGAGCAGGGAAAGGATGAGGTGATCCGGCGCCTGCTCGATGCCGCGGCCGGTCTTATCGAAAAGTCCGGCGTTAAAGTGAAAGCTATCGGGGCCGGTTGCCCCGGCCCGCTGGACAGTAAGAAAGGCATAATCCTTTCTCCGCCGAACCTGCCGGATTGGCGGAGGGTGCCGTTAAAAAAGATCATTGAAAGAAAATTCCGCCTGCCCGTGTCAGTCGAGAACGACGCGAATTGCGCCGGGCTCGGTGAAGCGGTGCGCGGCGCCGGCCGCAAAGCCTCAAGCATGGTCCTGTTGACGCTCGGCACCGGGATAGGGAGCGCCATCGTCCTCGATGGGAAATTATGGACCGGAAAAGGCGGGTTCGCCTCTGAACTGGGGCATGTATCTATAGATATTAACGGCCCGAAATGCGGCTGCGGCAACCGGGGCTGCTTAGAGATGTATGCCTCGGCCACGGCTGTAGTCCGGCGGATGAAAAAAGCCGATATGACGGCCGAGCAGATCTATGACGCGGCAAGAAAAGGGGATAAGCTTGCGCGCAAGATCGTCGATGAAACAGCCGTATACCTTGGCGCCGCGATAGCCAACATAATAAACGCGCTCGATCCGGAAGTGATAGTTTTGGCCGGAGGGATGGCAAATGCAGGAAAGATATTTTTCAATAAGATAGGTAAAGCCGCGAAGGAAAGGGCTTTAAAGGAAGCAAGCAAAGGGGTCAGGATAGTGCCCGCGGAACTCGGTGATGACGCGGGAATAATCGGCGTAGCCTGGAGGGCGAAAAAGCCATGA
- a CDS encoding DUF5060 domain-containing protein: protein MKKSLFVMFILSVLAVVNCVYAAETETVVWDGLESKNLWSIAPWGDAAKLTVTPEDKTEGEKCFKVEFGPEGKQNPPKGVVLEREQSAIDLDSTKKLVVDIYNDGPPFELALVLYTDEFIESATETIKKGLNKDITFKVHEKNFKSPTSNWQYNYAPRAGTIAWRIMFVIYSEDVEAKANVYFDNIRVERTPRLASEQKVIPVAEYKAPKILSVKGEKESVEQFEKFEITVDFDGTYQYPYNPENIDLSAVFTSPGGKKITMPGFLYSGKVDGVNISDAVWKIRFTPDRAGKWEYYVSVTNPKGTAKSDSLTFECAAPATPKKGFVRISKKDPLYFEFDNGDYYYPIGQNVAWAPSVNAFDRYFSRMSENMYNWTRVWMSSWQCAIEWLDVGDFHGLNNYNLKNAKLLDDITDLTKKYNLYFQLVLNQHGQLSTKVDPEWLNNPYNVKNGGPCKEPKDFLTNPEARKLYKMRVRYIVARWGYSTNILAWEPWNELTLMDNYDAKLDIPWQREMGQYINSIDPYRHMVTTSYFGNFPKEIWKQPEISYGQIHMYTPEIVTTLDGLYTIMKDYKKAYFVGEYGGSNLSGIDIQDPNATVHHNGIWAAYTTVSSGDAMPWQWDDYIEPNNFYFHWLSLAKFNEGEDRRGQSYRYSRGTLEFDDGTILNAQGIMNNKRALIWVYDLLRTKFNQGAFRPLDIKGAVLTVAGMDKGDYKVEFWDTYSGKVTGTVDAACKGSKIEIPLPEITRDMALKVISLDAKARPRPAKVYIASKLLKKDVPLEMRDIWEGFEKQGDWVCADWGDKGKVSLAKDRLTEGKTSIKVVFDKAGKRTDGKGLCLQNTKLDLDLSKAKKMIFDVYLDAPNSIEVAAVLNSKGFCESVRKQLVPGWNRNITFDLTANTFKKQSTKWQHKGAIDREEPMKEMMFMFYPWDVDSGAIYVDNVGFLND from the coding sequence ATGAAAAAGTCATTGTTCGTAATGTTTATCCTGTCTGTTCTGGCGGTCGTCAATTGCGTCTACGCCGCCGAGACCGAGACCGTCGTGTGGGACGGCCTGGAATCCAAGAACCTCTGGAGCATAGCCCCATGGGGCGATGCCGCGAAACTGACCGTCACCCCGGAGGACAAGACCGAAGGCGAGAAATGCTTCAAGGTAGAGTTCGGGCCGGAGGGGAAGCAGAACCCGCCCAAGGGAGTTGTCCTCGAAAGGGAACAGTCGGCTATCGACCTGGATTCGACGAAGAAGCTCGTGGTCGATATCTACAACGACGGCCCGCCCTTCGAGCTGGCCCTTGTCCTGTATACCGATGAATTCATCGAGAGCGCGACCGAGACGATAAAGAAGGGGCTGAACAAGGACATAACTTTCAAGGTCCACGAGAAAAATTTCAAATCGCCGACCAGCAACTGGCAGTATAATTACGCTCCCAGGGCAGGCACGATCGCGTGGCGGATAATGTTCGTGATCTATTCGGAAGATGTCGAGGCGAAGGCGAACGTCTATTTCGACAATATCCGCGTCGAGAGGACGCCGAGGCTGGCGAGCGAGCAGAAGGTGATCCCTGTCGCCGAATATAAAGCTCCGAAGATCCTTTCTGTAAAAGGCGAGAAGGAGAGCGTCGAGCAGTTCGAGAAATTCGAGATAACCGTCGATTTCGACGGGACATACCAGTATCCGTATAATCCGGAGAACATAGACCTGAGCGCGGTATTCACCTCGCCTGGCGGAAAGAAGATCACCATGCCCGGGTTCCTTTATTCCGGAAAGGTCGACGGCGTAAATATTTCGGACGCGGTCTGGAAGATAAGGTTCACCCCGGACAGGGCCGGTAAATGGGAATACTATGTGAGCGTGACCAACCCGAAAGGGACGGCTAAGTCCGACAGCCTGACTTTTGAATGCGCGGCCCCGGCCACACCGAAAAAAGGATTTGTCCGCATAAGCAAGAAGGACCCGCTCTATTTCGAGTTCGACAACGGCGATTATTATTACCCGATAGGCCAGAACGTGGCGTGGGCGCCGTCGGTGAACGCGTTCGATCGTTATTTCTCCAGGATGAGCGAGAACATGTACAACTGGACGCGCGTCTGGATGTCGAGCTGGCAGTGCGCCATAGAATGGCTCGACGTCGGAGATTTCCACGGCCTTAATAATTACAACCTCAAGAACGCGAAATTACTGGATGATATCACCGACCTGACGAAGAAATACAACCTGTATTTCCAGCTCGTATTGAACCAGCACGGGCAGCTCAGCACAAAGGTCGACCCGGAGTGGCTCAATAACCCCTACAACGTGAAGAACGGCGGGCCATGCAAGGAGCCGAAAGATTTCCTTACGAACCCGGAAGCCAGGAAGCTCTATAAGATGCGCGTGCGTTATATCGTGGCGCGCTGGGGATACTCCACGAACATCCTCGCGTGGGAGCCGTGGAACGAGCTTACGCTCATGGACAATTACGACGCGAAACTCGACATCCCGTGGCAGAGGGAGATGGGCCAGTACATTAATTCGATCGACCCCTACAGGCACATGGTAACCACCAGCTATTTCGGCAACTTCCCGAAGGAGATCTGGAAGCAGCCCGAGATATCCTACGGCCAGATACATATGTATACGCCGGAGATAGTCACGACCCTCGACGGGCTCTATACGATAATGAAGGATTATAAGAAGGCGTATTTCGTCGGCGAGTACGGCGGCAGCAATTTAAGCGGCATCGATATACAAGACCCGAATGCCACGGTCCACCACAACGGCATCTGGGCCGCCTATACCACAGTATCATCCGGCGACGCGATGCCGTGGCAATGGGACGATTATATCGAGCCGAATAACTTTTATTTCCACTGGCTCTCGCTCGCAAAATTCAACGAGGGCGAAGACAGGCGCGGCCAAAGCTACCGGTACAGCCGCGGGACGCTCGAGTTCGATGACGGGACGATACTTAACGCCCAGGGCATAATGAATAACAAGAGGGCGCTTATCTGGGTATATGACCTGCTGAGGACGAAATTCAACCAGGGCGCGTTCAGGCCTCTTGATATCAAAGGCGCCGTATTGACGGTCGCCGGGATGGACAAGGGAGATTATAAAGTCGAGTTCTGGGACACATATAGCGGGAAAGTCACCGGGACGGTCGATGCCGCGTGCAAAGGCTCGAAGATAGAGATACCCTTGCCCGAGATAACCCGGGATATGGCCCTAAAGGTGATATCCCTGGATGCCAAGGCCCGTCCCAGGCCTGCAAAGGTCTACATAGCTTCGAAATTGCTGAAGAAGGATGTGCCGTTGGAGATGCGCGATATCTGGGAAGGTTTTGAGAAACAGGGCGATTGGGTCTGCGCGGACTGGGGCGATAAAGGGAAGGTTTCGCTCGCCAAAGACAGGCTCACCGAAGGCAAGACTTCGATCAAAGTGGTATTCGACAAGGCGGGCAAGAGGACCGATGGGAAAGGCCTGTGCCTCCAGAATACCAAGCTTGACCTCGACCTGTCAAAGGCCAAAAAGATGATATTCGATGTTTATCTCGACGCGCCGAACTCCATAGAGGTAGCGGCCGTCCTTAACAGCAAGGGCTTCTGCGAGAGCGTCAGGAAGCAGCTGGTTCCCGGCTGGAACAGGAACATCACGTTCGATCTTACGGCTAATACTTTCAAGAAACAATCGACCAAGTGGCAACACAAGGGCGCCATCGACAGGGAAGAGCCGATGAAAGAAATGATGTTCATGTTCTACCCGTGGGACGTGGATTCCGGCGCTATCTACGTAGACAATGTGGGATTTTTGAACGACTAG
- a CDS encoding PEP-CTERM sorting domain-containing protein codes for MGTTHLVATNPADANYSKGEVKIERGASNALNLQGVLASVSVFGPTGAKGGNPSSPNGWQMFFKDTSWKSWYGPWSDLTENTWQTLSVTPGSTVPAFVDSGFDPTQIMVMGVKIGTGGSATGTYDGPVYVDDYTVVPEPASMLLLGSGLIGIFGFARKKKA; via the coding sequence ATGGGAACGACTCACTTGGTTGCGACGAACCCGGCCGATGCTAATTACAGCAAGGGTGAGGTCAAGATCGAAAGAGGCGCATCTAACGCGCTTAATCTGCAAGGAGTACTGGCTTCTGTGTCGGTCTTCGGACCTACCGGCGCGAAGGGAGGGAATCCTTCGTCCCCCAACGGATGGCAGATGTTCTTTAAAGACACTTCCTGGAAGTCGTGGTACGGTCCGTGGAGTGATTTGACGGAGAATACCTGGCAGACGTTATCGGTAACGCCAGGTTCTACGGTCCCGGCTTTTGTCGATTCGGGTTTTGACCCCACGCAGATCATGGTCATGGGCGTCAAGATCGGTACCGGTGGTTCGGCCACAGGGACCTATGACGGTCCCGTCTATGTCGACGACTACACCGTGGTCCCTGAACCGGCGAGCATGCTTCTTCTCGGCAGCGGTCTGATTGGCATCTTTGGTTTCGCGAGAAAGAAGAAAGCGTAG
- a CDS encoding LamG-like jellyroll fold domain-containing protein has translation MRKVQKDLLPHPKIALSTPFFISGRNNRGVALILTVGVLALILLVGTSFAINMIADLKSAKNFRNAAEAKYLAEAGINRAISELLYGTEGFVSDAVDSSDELWAQSPAYNTPVGNGGYRVDKIYDCAGQICINDANPNLSVILENLVASLGAPLSAGDGAAIVTNRPAAGYTTKETIIEALPGAALADKKAKYNKIKDHITLQAFIDYDVISPASPYPAAPRAPVNVNTASREVLIAVLTGISDGTNTMTSAKAAALTDHLINNRPYGTYDQLWGMLLSAETLGYIAAGDAAAVMANANPNTDLMRANPNYSWRYKHVSRYDPANPDIQAYYDANGVPLTVDKTALSVYTTEFCFNSGGYYEINATGFINDASGNQVASKSLQAVVKLFDIWKQTTQAQFAQGTISNTELYPEYDQASSGVSPAAYDGQVMLTTRKEAAPSGTPHFKIDYADKANHLNADSAGGNAARQTSGVTGPIPREAGILANPAGNLMPDGVFYPRDGQTIDWFYPENNIEASRGSIEIWFKPNFYERWVTFPTYDSGKIFETQTRSFWDADGNEWKWSNSSIDMYMARGSGETSCKVVVRVHGKDGLEHNFSYWLWGVSSSWGAGTWHHLAFVWDFNTAEQHMYIDGISQYDNSLAIQPYGFTGFQGLQFGCDTNANEPPNGTMDEIRVFPTMLNASDIGNDCAAGRYYDVGDASFTSSSHAAGAVRLGTISWTEHVSDMNGNPIIPGADITFDVFDGANWLGNSSSRSNPAGNPLNVVTGGTGDIRYNAYFLESGDGLLDSPVLDDVTITYQKRAKILYWRNI, from the coding sequence ATGAGGAAAGTTCAAAAGGACTTGCTCCCTCACCCGAAAATAGCTTTAAGCACCCCCTTTTTTATCTCCGGGAGGAACAATAGGGGCGTCGCCCTTATCCTCACGGTAGGGGTGTTGGCCCTTATCCTGCTCGTCGGCACTTCCTTTGCCATCAACATGATAGCGGACCTCAAGTCGGCGAAAAACTTCAGGAATGCCGCGGAAGCGAAATATCTCGCCGAGGCCGGGATAAACAGGGCGATCTCCGAACTCCTCTACGGCACCGAAGGATTTGTAAGCGACGCGGTCGACTCGTCGGATGAGCTTTGGGCGCAGAGCCCAGCTTATAATACGCCGGTAGGTAACGGCGGTTATAGGGTAGATAAAATATATGATTGCGCGGGCCAGATATGCATAAACGACGCAAATCCTAACCTAAGCGTTATACTGGAGAACCTGGTCGCTTCCCTTGGCGCGCCCCTGTCCGCCGGCGATGGCGCGGCGATAGTCACTAATCGTCCCGCTGCCGGTTATACCACAAAGGAAACAATAATAGAAGCCCTTCCCGGAGCGGCGCTTGCCGACAAAAAGGCAAAATACAATAAGATAAAGGACCATATAACCTTACAGGCATTTATAGATTACGATGTAATAAGCCCCGCGTCGCCTTATCCCGCGGCGCCCAGGGCGCCGGTAAACGTGAATACCGCATCAAGGGAGGTATTGATCGCGGTCCTGACGGGGATAAGCGACGGCACGAATACTATGACTTCCGCGAAGGCCGCTGCCCTCACCGACCATCTTATAAATAACCGCCCTTACGGGACCTACGACCAGTTGTGGGGCATGCTCTTGTCCGCAGAGACGCTCGGTTATATCGCCGCCGGCGACGCTGCTGCCGTCATGGCGAACGCCAACCCGAACACGGACCTGATGCGCGCGAACCCCAATTATTCATGGCGGTATAAGCATGTATCGAGGTATGATCCCGCCAATCCCGACATCCAGGCCTATTACGACGCGAATGGCGTCCCCCTCACGGTAGATAAGACCGCGCTCTCGGTTTATACGACGGAATTCTGCTTCAACTCCGGCGGATATTATGAGATCAACGCGACCGGGTTCATAAATGACGCGTCAGGGAACCAGGTGGCATCTAAAAGCCTGCAGGCGGTCGTAAAACTTTTCGATATCTGGAAACAGACTACCCAGGCCCAGTTCGCGCAGGGCACGATAAGTAATACCGAGCTCTATCCGGAGTACGACCAGGCCTCTTCCGGCGTATCTCCCGCCGCCTATGACGGGCAGGTAATGCTCACGACAAGGAAAGAAGCAGCCCCTTCCGGAACACCGCATTTCAAGATCGATTACGCAGATAAGGCCAATCATCTGAACGCCGACAGCGCGGGGGGAAACGCTGCCAGGCAGACGAGCGGCGTCACAGGCCCTATCCCGAGGGAGGCCGGCATACTTGCTAATCCTGCGGGCAATCTTATGCCTGACGGGGTATTTTATCCCCGCGATGGACAGACTATAGATTGGTTTTATCCAGAAAACAATATAGAGGCGAGCAGGGGCTCTATAGAGATATGGTTTAAGCCGAATTTCTATGAAAGATGGGTGACGTTTCCTACCTATGATTCGGGTAAGATATTTGAAACGCAGACCAGATCTTTTTGGGATGCCGACGGCAATGAATGGAAATGGTCCAATTCTTCCATTGATATGTATATGGCCAGGGGTTCCGGCGAGACCTCGTGTAAAGTCGTCGTCAGGGTCCACGGGAAAGACGGCCTGGAGCATAATTTTTCTTATTGGCTTTGGGGCGTCAGCAGTTCCTGGGGGGCGGGGACGTGGCACCACCTGGCTTTTGTGTGGGACTTTAATACCGCGGAACAGCATATGTATATAGACGGGATCAGCCAATATGATAATTCGCTGGCCATCCAGCCATACGGGTTTACCGGATTTCAGGGCCTGCAGTTCGGCTGCGATACGAACGCGAACGAGCCTCCGAACGGCACTATGGATGAGATACGCGTATTCCCGACGATGTTAAATGCATCCGACATCGGCAACGATTGCGCTGCCGGAAGATACTACGATGTGGGGGACGCCTCTTTTACGTCTTCTTCGCATGCGGCGGGCGCGGTAAGACTTGGGACTATATCATGGACCGAACACGTCTCGGACATGAACGGCAACCCTATTATCCCGGGTGCGGACATAACTTTTGACGTTTTTGACGGCGCGAATTGGCTAGGCAACAGCTCATCCAGGTCTAACCCGGCGGGCAATCCGCTCAATGTCGTTACCGGCGGCACGGGTGATATCAGGTATAACGCCTATTTCCTGGAATCCGGGGACGGCCTCCTTGATTCGCCGGTCCTGGACGATGTGACGATAACTTATCAAAAACGCGCGAAGATATTATACTGGAGAAATATATAA